From Aspergillus fumigatus Af293 chromosome 5, whole genome shotgun sequence, a single genomic window includes:
- a CDS encoding DUF3435 domain-containing protein, whose protein sequence is MSPPPLPPADPNEHQYWTDPILCEETRARLEHFRSIGWLPPNFKPKTLEGLAVVERYWRRFCIHSKEDYVEYLLLEDQTIYMNFFDWMYRTSRQKLLQSYDEYWRRLCQYFGLFARRRLNGNVYEQMRRFLNKVFPAERKIPRRMKKKDTLDVNVFCILYRQHWIYSRFFRHGSMIIQFAVVQLWSAITGTRPGVLLPQKASQTGHKSSLGKRKREQTFQSDLPKHVSADDLPDSVCYRDIELFILKDPDSKRDVLCAIIEFRNLKGRPEGADGTKFFMHGDYQMAYCPINQIISLAFRDGAFVNPLTPELIWRLRVPKRRQDLPLRWKEEILDTPLLRRIERTPHGYELHKSLPMTYDSSRQALKELGRDAKFEDDIGHYNYRRWVANEVNRNFTSQERQRVLGQSGDAVFERHYQSQFIGRDLQHVVLLRPSQEGLLRVAGSMLRKRDPLAPSGLTDQQKRAICRDPRILELRREQRELKEEMRSLAGTVAKARESFPHLHERHEAVKKELSQVRKNLTKDTRETARKEYFHNEPVLEVDRQIKQLLGQSDAESCEDLDSDDEDWDIPIPEYVFPERARLVENFYGPEAECFDADKLLARRIQVTKDMVALSKLCEPSRRGNQINWDVSDGAKADETEREESEESPPSEEEALDCPTDVCIICCGLSRRSASNPPPHKFPSKRKDSLRRHLIDFHLARAHEGISCTWSACCNVPKFAKATEFLAHAVDVHSYDIGIKLKHLPSRPLLTCSDTSSIDSTDASLESCGRSGTSTPASSVGSVTTNIDPRLLELDKGTVTEPPPRRSKRVRLQ, encoded by the exons ATGTCAccgcctcctctccctcccgCTGATCCCAATGAGCATCAATACTGGACCGACCCGATCCTCTGTGAAGAGACTCGAGCCAGACTCGAGCATTTCCGCAGCATTGGATGGCTACCCCCGAACTTCAAACCCAAGACATTGGAAGGTCTTGCAGTGGTCGAAAGATACTGGCGAAG ATTTTGCATCCATTCAAAAGAGGACTACGTGGAGTATTTACTCCTGGAGGACCAAACAATCTACATGAATTTCTTCGATTGGATGTACAGGACCTCACGACAGAAGCTTCTTCAGTCGTACGATGAGTACTGGCGACGGCTTTGCCAATACTTTGGTCTGTTTGCACGGCGCCGTCTGAATGGCAACGTCTATGAACAGATGCGACGA TTCCTGAATAAAGTATTCCCCGCAGAGCGAAAGATCCCCAGACGtatgaagaagaaggacaccCTTGACGTTAATGTCTTCTGCATCTTATATCGCCAGCACTGGATATATTCGAGATTTTTCCGTCACGGGAGTATGATTATCCAATTTGCCGTAGTGCAACTCTGGTCTGCCATCACTGGAACGCGACCGGGTGTACTGCTTCCTCAGAAAGCTTCCCAGACTGGCCATAAGTCATCCCTGGGCAAACGCAAACGCGAGCAGACTTTTCAGAGTGACCTTCCCAAACACGTTTCGGCCGACGATCTTCCAGATTCAGTCTGCTACCGCGATATTGAGCTCTTCATTCTTAAAGACCCCGATAGCAAGCGTGATGTCCTTTGTGCCATCATTGAGTTTCGCAACCTCAAAGGCCGGCCAGAAGGCGCTGACGG AACTAAATTCTTCATGCATGGTGATTACCAAATGGCTTACTGCCCAATCAACCAAATTATCTCACTAGCTTTCCGCGATGGGGCTTTTGTCAATCCCTTGACTCCAGAGCTGATATGGCGGCTTCGAGTTCCAAAGCGCCGACAGGATCTTCCCCTCCggtggaaggaggagatcctTGATACCCCTCTCCTTCGACGTATTGAGCGCACTCCGCACGGCTACGAGCTCCATAAGTCATTGCCGATGACGTACGACTCAAGTCGACAAGCGCTCAAAGAACTAGGTCGAGATGCTAAGTTTGAGGACGATATTGGCCATTATAACTACCGGCGCTGGGTTGCCAATGAAGTTAATC GGAACTTCACAAGCCAGGAGCGGCAGAGAGTGCTAGGCCAGTCCGGCGACGCGGTTTTCGAGAGGCATTACCAGTCACAGTTTATCGGCCGCGATCTCCAGCATGTCGTGCTTCTCCGACCCTCTCAGGAAGGTCTGCTTCGGGTTGCTGGAAGCATGCTCAGGAAGAGGGATCCCCTTGCCCCGTCAGGTCTTACCGACCAGCAGAAACGTGCTATTTGTCGAGACCCCAGAATCCTTGAGCTTAGACGAGAGCAGAGGGAGCtaaaggaggagatgcgatCGCTAGCTGGTACAGTGGCGAAAGCTCGGGAGTCATTCCCTCATCTGCATGAAAGACATGAGGCAGTTAAAAAAGAGCTCTCTCAAGTAAGGAAGAACCTGACAAAGGATACTCGCGAGACAGCTAGAAAGGAATATTTTCACAATGAGCCTGTGCTCGAAGTTGACAGACAGATCAAGCAACTTCTTGGCCAGTCTGATGCTGAAAGTTGTGAAGATCTCGactccgacgatgaagactgGGATATTCCTATTCCAGAATACGTCTTTCCCGAGCGAGCGCGACTGGTGGAGAATTTCTATGGCCCTGAAGCGGAATGTTTTGATGCGGATAAGCTACTTGCACGACGTATCCAGGTTACCAAGGACATGGTTGCGCTCTCGAAGCTCTGCGAACCAAGCCGGCGAGGCAACCAAATCAACTGGGATGTGAGTGATGGCGCTAAGGCTGATGAAACTGAACGTGAAGAGTCGGAAGAATCACCAccttctgaagaagaagccctgGACTGCCCAACAGATGTTTGCATTATCTGTTGCGGTTTGTCACGTCGTTCAGCTTCTAATCCGCCTCCACATAAATTTCCTTCCAAGCGAAAAGATTCACTCCGTCGCCATCTCATTGATTTTCATCTCGCCCGTGCGCACGAGGGGATTAGCTGTACCTGGTCGGCCTGCTGCAATGTCCCTAAGTTCGCAAAGGCTACTGAATTCTTGGCGCATGCCGTTGATGTGCACTCATATGATATTGGAATCAAATTAAAACATCTCCCCAGCAGACCTCTGTTAACTTGCAGCGATACTTCCTCTATCGACAGCACAGACGCTTCTCTGGAATCATGTGGACGGTCAGGCACTAGCACTCCCGCTTCCTCTGTCGGCTCTGTGACAACAAATATCGACCCGCGCCTGCTGGAGCTCGACAAAGGTACCGTTACAGAGCCACCGCCGCGTCGCTCAAAGAGGGTGCGTCTCCAATGA
- a CDS encoding putative cytochrome P450 oxygenase, translating to MDFMSPAAILTFVKEQFAMFIILLLIFSLILRSFYRLYLHPLRHIPGPKLAAISHAYEFYHDVIRGGLFVWEIEKMHKKYGPIVRINPREVHIKDPYFYDELYAPISGMRDKDPKSVVIFSAPTSLVATVGHQTHRMRRKLLNNFFSRRSIENIEPVIHNSLSRFLDGLTTAYKEGSVVELIDRLQGLTGDVITEYAYGENYGLQDPENYGKGIVKVVQEGTDQIHFFRFFPLVSQLLRIIPSWFMGQVFPARAAIYQLLDGVRKQSILALQQKNVSTAPQRMTIFQALTAPEVPPEERNLQRLQDEGLVLFAAGTETTATTLAVALFYN from the exons ATGGATTTTATGTCTCCTGCCGCAATTTTGACATTTGTCAAGGAGCAATTCGCCATGTTTATCATACTACTCCTCATATTCAGTTTGATTTTGCGCAGTTTTTATCGTCTGTATCTTCACCCTCTCCGTCATATACCAGGCCCAAAGTTGGCGGCAATTTCTCATGCCTATGAGTTCTATCACGATGTGATCAGAGGAGGACTATTTGTTTGGGAAATTGAAAAGATGCATAAAAAATATG GTCCAATTGTGCGGATCAACCCCCGAGAAGTCCACATCAAAGATCCATATTTCTACGATGAGCTTTATGCGCCGATCAGCGGGATGCGAGACAAAGACCCAAAATCTGTAGTGATCTTTAGTGCGCCCACCTCATTAGTCGCAACAGTTGGTCATCAAACGCATCGCATGCGCCGGAAGTTACTAAATAACTTCTTCTCAAGGCGGTCAATTGAGAATATTGAGCCAGTTATCCACAATTCACTCTCAAGATTCCTAGACGGTCTTACTACAGCCTACAAAGAAGGCAGCGTAGTAGAGTTGATCGACAGACTACAAGGGTTGACAGGCGATGTGATAACAGAATATGCGTATGGAGAGAACTATGGGCTCCAAGATCCTGAGAACTATGGCAAAGGCATTGTCAAGGTTGTCCAAGAAGGGACGGACCAGATTCACTTCTTTAGGTTTTTCCCTCTTGTTTCGCAACTCTTGCGAATTATACCCTCATGGTTTATGGGTCAGGTCTTCCCGGCCCGAGCGGCAATATATCagctgctggatggcgtACGGAAGCAATCAATCCTCGCGCTTCAGCAGAAGAATGTTTCCACGGCTCCCCAGAGGATGACCATTTTCCAAGCTCTTACGGCTCCAGAGGTACCGCCCGAGGAAAGAAATCTGCAGCGCCTCCAGGATGAGGGACTGGTTTTGTTTGCTGCCGGTACAGAGACCACGGCGACCACCTTAGCTGTGGCATTATTTTACAACTAG